ATCGTGCAACCCAAACCTTAGCCTAGCCCAACTAACCGACCGGTTTCGATACAGCAAAATCCAACCTAGGGCCGACGCCATTAAATGCGGCCGGTTTAGTATCTTCGTTTTCTAGCTCGGCTAGTGAAAAGCCCAGCCCATCCCGCCATTTGACGGGTCTTTTTAGCCGGGCATTGAATTTTCAGAAATGTGGCATTACTAATTGGGAGGCTAGAGATGGAGGCTGAGATGTTTCAAGAATAGATGATGGAGCATGTGAGATGGTGAATGATCTGTCCCATAATATAAAATCCCCCAACACAAACATATGGGGGATCGACATGCATGTGCTCCTGACCACTCTTCACCCACTAAACAATTCCAAACCCCATTGCTTTCTGTTCATTCAAGAACCTCTTAGCCTACATTCATCTGTCACTACCATTAAATAATACCTGCATATCTGTATACACACACACATGCATAGTAGattttatgtgtatatatacatacatgacAATATAGCATAAAACCAATTGGTGATGAATGAATACACTTATACACCCATGAACATTCACATGGCTTTGCTCCCTCATTCACTATCCTTCCCATGAACAAATCAATCATaaattaataaacaaataaatttaGGTAATAATATCAAATCAAGTACATGATATGAAGAATCTTGTGACCCAATAAAAAAAAACACACTTATTAAATATGAAAAACTTAGAGGCAACAACTATGACAGAGAGGACAATGACCCAAACAAACAACAACGTAAGGATGATGAATAATTTAGCAAGCCATTAGTAATAAACAAGGCAAGACAACAATTGGAAAGTTTATTTGCTTCTTGTCCATTAAAAATGTACCCAAactttataataataataatattaatatgtaTATACTGTCAAATTTGAAATCACAGACACATTCAAAACAACAATCCTGCTTTATAGATCCATGTTTGCTACTTGCCTTCACCAATAACAATAATCAAGTTGAAACTCCAGATCACTTTCGGCTGCTTGCTTGCCCTTAAATATTTATCAGCACCTTCTCTTGCATTTCTCCATGGCCCTTGGTgctattatatttttaatattcacAAATAATAAGCCTGTTTATCAATACAAATATATGTGTAAAATGATGAACATGATGATGAACTTAGGAATTAACATACCGAGTCCAATTGCTTCTGATCCTTTCATTATGCGCAGACGCTTGCATGAATCAACAAACATCCTGCATACGTAATTACAAAGGATCAATAATTAGTTATAATTAAGGAATGAAGGATCAAACAATGATATATAATTTGAGTGAATTAACGAAACGTACTCCCAAGGGACATCACCGACGAGCATCCAGTCGCCATCCTTATCTTCGTAGCTAGGTACATACTCAGAGCTGTTTAGGAGATCCATAACTTTGCTCTCATTCATGAAATCTATCATTCCTTGTGACCCGTAGTTACCTGGATTTTAGTTAATTGTCAGGATCAACTTCAAACTTTAATCTGATTTAGAATTTAGAACCAGTATCAATCTTACATGTTCGTTTAATCACTAACTCGTATTTATTCGAACATTAGTTGCAGCAGTATACAATATGAAATATTATAATTTAGAACTAAAATCAGTTTGTTTATAAATCACTAGCTCGTATTTAATCATTCCGTTAGCGTACATAggataaaatataaattataatatagAACATAATAATACTCAATGTTACATTCAATCCGCCTTTcttatttttatatattctaaaaatagtaaaattttatattattaaaattaccTACTATCATCAACTTTTCCACTACACTCACTATACATTTATTATTAATCGGCCCCACTATTTTAtccattttttttaattttttctacTAAATTACATTTTTCTTAATTTCTGTGTTGTGTCCCATATATATAACTGGGTGAGACGGGAGGAGTATCTATTCATGTTTTGTTTTTCAGCTTTTACAACGAACAATGTACTTTTGGGGAATTTATACATAAGATTATATTCATTACATGCTGTTGGGAGTAATTAGACTGTTAATTTCCTCCCTGGTTCATGTTACTAGAGATAACAAAGCCTTTTGTATTATCCCAAAATCCACTTTGCATAAAAAAATTCAGTTATTCCCTTTTATAAAAAATGCCAAAAAAATGAAGAGCAACGAAAATATAGATACCTATAGCATGGGACATATGAATTAGATTATCCATATCATGAGCAGGTAGATGCTGTTGGGAGAATATTTAAGATGCTTAATTATGACTATGTGTACTGTGTATTGACTAACTAAAGAAATTGCTCACATGAAATAACATACAGTAAACATAGGAGgaggaaatatgataaaaactCACCCATGGTAAAGGAGCTGAACATTTTGGCAAGGGCATCAGAGAGTTCTTGGTAGCTCTTGTACACCTTCAAGTCCACCTTGCGAAGATACGGCGCACCGTCCATTGAAACCTTCACAAATGCAGCTGATGTGCTGATCATGCTACTTCCAGTGGCTGCAGCCTTCTCATTACTACTCTTTTCCTCAGTTGCGCTCTTCTGTACCGCCATAACATTTTTCCGGTAAGATCTAACTGGTGGCCAACCTACCACTTGTGCCCTGTCAATATATTTAACCCTTCTTTGTTAATTACATAAATTTTCATGCTAATATTATCAAGTACAAAAGAAACATAAAACATGTGATTGTTTTGCATATTGGTGGACAAAATTCTTGTAACTTGTTATAATTCACGGCTAGGATATGACTTATGAGCATGCACGGTGGTACTTGTATATGTGTGTGGCATGTACGCATAATTTGAAAAGTACATTATAATAAACGACATACTTGGCTGGTGGCTTAATAACTTGATCTTTATTCTTCTCCAGAGTAGAATTCTTGGCCTTATCATGTTTGAGATCTGTGGCTGAATCATCAGACTGAAGGTTGAGTTTGAgctcaacagtctcagaaaatCCTCTCTTTCCAGTTGTCTTAGTGATCTCTCCAGCTTCACCTCCACCAGGCAATCCAAGGCACAGCTCTGTCTTCAACATGCTTCTGTCTCAGTGAAATCACTTATTCCTTGGCTCCAGAATCACTAATTATATCCTTCTTGCTTCTTTTTTTTCccctgagagagagagagagagagaggatgaTAATAATGGAACAAATGGGGGAGCAATGTATTGGGTTTGATGGGCATATATACCAATGGTTGCATTATGCTATCAAGTTCCAATGCCCATAATGTTGACACGTGGACATACTTGGTCCCTTGATCCCAAAGGATCGAACCCCATGTTACTTGCTACATTTCTTTATTTTGCTAGAGCTAGTATTATAATTTCCTCAACAAAGCTAGTTGCATAATTGCATAAACACCACAAACTATGTGCTATAATTATCTATCTAATTCTAAATTCTAACAACATATATGCAGCCTCTTTTATTTCAAGTCAGTAGCTAGTGGAacaatttattaataaaattgcAGTAAAATAGGGAGAAAAGAAAAACTAGATGTGGGGAATCGAATGGCATTATTATGAGGGGGGAAATTAATGGACTTGTGGTCCAATAAAGTAAGAATTATGATCAAAACTGCTCCTAATTAActaataaatttattataataattaaataaataaggcTTTGCATTAATAGATTAATCTGCAGAgagaataattaataaattattacaTGTTGAAAGATGGCCAATCATGTTCTATGAATTATAATCCCCTTCCATGTGTTATATTATTTACAGAATAACCAACCATTACCGAGAGCTCCAAGCTGGGCCTCCGCATCCTCTACCAATACATGCACTATATCTATGTATTATACACACTAATACACATGTCAAAACCCAAAAAAATTGTAAAATAGTGGAGAAAAGTTAAAAAAATGAGTAAAATAGTGGGATCAATTAATATTATaggtataaagtgggtatagtgaaAAGAAGTAGTGGatgtaattattttaaaaattataaaaactttactatttttgaaattttttgaaatgtaaacaattgaagGACATCCAAAAATAAAAGTGTAAACAAATGAGAGGGATAGAGAGAGTATAATTTAAGGCCTAATGACACCCAATGGAGGGCTACTTGAATTGATTTTCCATTTTTTTCATCAACACTATGTTTTTTTCCATTTTTTCTAATATTAAAGAATTAGATTTAAGCATAGTGAATATAAATTGGTCGATTTTTCAAACATCAttgataaatttttttaaaaatatttggcccatCAGATAAATTATTTGATTATTCAAAAATTGTCGATAAATCACAAATTCATAACCTTTgaattattaattaagtgaattAAAAGACTTTATGTTGTACTAACAATTATATAGCTAGGTTATAGTTTCCGAAATTGGTCACCTTCTCTCTGTCATGGGAGGTCTCTTAATTAGGGGGTCGGTAGGATGTTGGAGGGAACATGAAACTGCAACTATGACTCTGCCATTTGCATTATACAAGGTTTCTGTAAGAATTCAATTAAAGTTATAGCAATGCAAGTACAATAAACAAATGTATAAGATTCTTCCGGGAAGCTCTGACTTTGCACATGAGTGAATGAATGCAATACACTGATTATAGGGTGCTTTTAATCATAATGCAGCTGGGCAAAAGTCTCCCCTTCTCCTACTTTCTTAAATTCATGATTATATTAACACAAGAGGATACtgttatatttaattaattataaattgtGAGTCCTTATTTTTAAGTAGTCAATGTTATCTTATACTAATACTCCTATATGTAATTATGCGAGTATATATAATTAGTAACTCTGCTGTAATAGTCAAAATCTGAATCGAGCTTTTAGTCAAAGTTGTATAAAACCACCTGACAGAAAGGAAAAATAAATGTATGAAACCAAAATAGAAATGTAATTTTAGGGTGAGTCATCTGGTGTAGGACATGAAATATGAATATACTATAAAAAGAGTGTCAAACTACTAAAACTAGACGCACACAATTTCTTCAAGTTCTTGGAATCAGTGGCATAAATGTTCAAGATCCTGAAATCGTGTTCAAGTCCTTAAATTCTAGATTTTAAGATATAACATATAGTTTATGTTCAATTCAAATTTTTTCATACAAAAATTTGGATTCAATTTTGTATTTTGATGATGGAAGTTGAAATTTACACTTATATTGTTCAAGAAGGTGGCTAATTAGGATTTTtgagaaaaaaaataatttttaaaaaaatggacTTTAATTAACTTTCATGCTCCAAAAATCTAACTCTTGCACCCTTCAactttgataaaaaaaaataaatgtgtagTAGGAGTTTGGAAAAAGCAGATTGCACCCCTTAATGTGTATTTTGGCATTAATTATGCATCCCTTTGCATAATTTCATTGAATTGAGAAATTCAGTAAAAAATGAAGTAAATTAAATTTtacatattttaaataatattaaaaattaaatattgatacAAAATTATAAATTTCGAATTTTCAAATAATACTAGtcattttatttttgattttcaTTCTATAGTATTAATGcctatattttataataatatcacaaacaattttaataattagttttaattatATACTTAAATTTAATTATAGTAGAGttgtaaaattaatattataaaaatgaaaatcaaaactgaaattaatagtattatttaaaaattcaaaatttctTATTTTATACTTGGTATAAacaaaaattcaatttttaatagtatttgaaaaagataaaatttattttgataaagTGTATTATTGAATTTCCAATATTATCCCTGTACAATTCAACAAAATTCTGAAAATGAGTGAATAATAAATTTCAAAGTTGAAGTATAGAGGTGCAAATTATGTTTTCCAAAATGATcatataaatttatttttgaagTAAAATAAAAGGGTACAATGTGCATTTAACCTATCTTATATATATAAAGTTAGTAGGATTTCTGGAGTAAGAAACTTGGTGTATTGttatttgttttctttttctgggtaatcagttttgattttattttaattattctaCACAGAACTAGGTACTCCTGGTATAAGAGTGAAAGGTTGGAAACAGGTTATGATTCTGGATTGATGTACATGAGAGGTGTTTCCTTAACTAAATCTGTTAAAAAGAAGCAGGATACGTTAAATATATGGATGACGACGACAAAAAAAGACAGGTCAAGTCTCTTGGACAGAGAAACAGTCTTGGCCCTGCAGGCTATATATGCCCAGCTTGCCCAGTCGCAGCAGCTAGCTAGCCAGCTTAATTCTTCCTAATCTACTTGAAATTAACTACTAACTCCGTCCTTAAGAGTTCTATACGTTTACTATTTACACTATTTAAAgacttttataaaatataatttcataatattttttaaaaattttaatttttttcaataaaagtttaaacatctTAAACAACACCAAAACCCTCACATATACTTAATATACTTGAGACCTCAAAAGCATACATAAACTTTATCTTTCCGAATTTGTGGATCCCCGTTTTATTATTTTATAACCTAAATACAATTTGTTTTTAATGGGAACCAAATCCCGGATATCAATATTTTTAGCCATGTACAAAGACAAAGTGATCCTTACTTAACCTTTATTGGGATTCATTCTCTCCCCTAGTTCATTGCAAGCTTTCTAGGTAACTTGAGAAGATACCATTCATAGCTCCATCAACAAATAAACACTACAAGAAATTAATCACACATTTATGACCAAAATCACTAAAATTGATCACAAATGTTCGTTTTTCTTGTGATATCTCTGCTGAGCAGGAGACATGTTCCATCATATTCAATCACTCATATTCAATCACTCATATTACTACTCAATTAAGCTAAAGGAGTAGTTAAATTACAAATATTCATAGAGAGCAGTATATGTTACGGTAGTAATTAATTTGTTGCCACAAATGCTGGAATAAGGAGAATCTTCACCACTAAAAATATGATTCCGAATGCTGGTTGAATTAGGGACAAATGGATCCCGTGGTGGGGGCATACGGCCCATTAACTGCTTTTTGAATATAAGAATGTACGTAGAATAATGTATCTGTAGTTTATATATATACACCAGCCTGTCATTGA
This sequence is a window from Apium graveolens cultivar Ventura chromosome 9, ASM990537v1, whole genome shotgun sequence. Protein-coding genes within it:
- the LOC141684324 gene encoding auxin-responsive protein IAA7-like; its protein translation is MLKTELCLGLPGGGEAGEITKTTGKRGFSETVELKLNLQSDDSATDLKHDKAKNSTLEKNKDQVIKPPAKAQVVGWPPVRSYRKNVMAVQKSATEEKSSNEKAAATGSSMISTSAAFVKVSMDGAPYLRKVDLKVYKSYQELSDALAKMFSSFTMGNYGSQGMIDFMNESKVMDLLNSSEYVPSYEDKDGDWMLVGDVPWEMFVDSCKRLRIMKGSEAIGLAPRAMEKCKRRC